From Mesobacillus jeotgali, the proteins below share one genomic window:
- a CDS encoding carbon starvation CstA family protein, whose translation MKAIKSIIIWGLVSALGAAGFAVMALNSGESVNAIWLLTAAVSVYAIAYRFYSRFMARKVFELDDNRKTPAEINNDGKDYVPTNKWVLFGHHFAAIAGAGPLVGPILAAQMGYLPGTIWIVVGVVLAGAVQDFIILFGSMRRNGKSLGEMIKDEMGKVTGFIAMIGILGIMIILLAVLALVVVKALTGSPWGMFTIAATIPIAVFMGFYMRYIRPGRVGEASAIGVVLLLLSIMFGQNVAENPTLAAMFTFKGETIAIMMIIYGFIASVLPVWMLLAPRDYLSTFLKIGTIVGLALGIIIVAPDLAMPGVTQFVDGTGPVFAGNMFPFLFITIACGAVSGFHALVSSGTTPKMIETESHAQPIGYGAMLTESFVAVMAMIAASVLTPGIYFAINSPPAVIGTDVVQAAQTVSSWGFTITPDDITNIANDVGEESVLSRTGGAPTLAIGMAVIFSKVIGGKALMAFWYHFAILFEALFILTTIDAGTRVGRFMIQDIIGTAYKPFARTDALIPNIIATTLCVLGWGYFLYQGVIDPLGGINTLWPLFGIANQMLAAIALLLGTTVLYKMGKKAYVWVTLLPTTWILIVTMTAGWQKLFHENPKIGFIAHSKVFKEALDNGKVLAPATSTGQMKQVLLNDYIDAGLTAFFMLVVITVLISAIRIWVKVLTNQKYDLHEEPYIPRNEGDLKHYA comes from the coding sequence TTGAAAGCAATTAAATCAATCATTATCTGGGGTCTTGTGTCCGCTCTCGGTGCAGCCGGCTTTGCCGTTATGGCACTGAACAGCGGAGAAAGCGTAAACGCGATCTGGCTATTGACAGCGGCAGTGAGTGTTTATGCCATTGCATACCGTTTTTACAGCCGATTCATGGCAAGGAAGGTCTTTGAGCTTGATGACAACAGGAAAACTCCCGCAGAAATCAATAATGATGGAAAAGACTATGTTCCGACAAATAAGTGGGTTCTCTTTGGGCACCACTTTGCGGCAATTGCCGGGGCAGGTCCGCTTGTAGGTCCAATCCTTGCAGCCCAGATGGGTTATTTGCCGGGAACAATCTGGATTGTTGTTGGGGTTGTTTTAGCCGGAGCAGTCCAGGATTTCATCATCCTTTTTGGTTCAATGCGCCGCAACGGTAAATCACTTGGTGAAATGATCAAGGATGAGATGGGAAAAGTAACAGGATTTATTGCAATGATCGGAATACTTGGTATTATGATTATTTTATTGGCAGTATTAGCATTGGTCGTTGTAAAAGCGCTTACTGGAAGTCCATGGGGAATGTTCACAATCGCGGCAACTATACCTATCGCTGTGTTCATGGGATTCTATATGAGATATATCCGCCCGGGCCGTGTTGGTGAAGCGTCAGCAATTGGAGTCGTCTTGCTGCTTTTATCGATTATGTTTGGACAGAACGTTGCGGAAAATCCAACTCTGGCAGCTATGTTTACTTTTAAAGGTGAAACAATTGCCATCATGATGATTATCTACGGTTTTATTGCTTCCGTTTTGCCTGTTTGGATGCTGCTAGCTCCTCGTGATTATTTGAGTACATTCCTTAAGATAGGTACGATTGTAGGACTTGCACTCGGTATTATCATTGTAGCACCGGACCTCGCAATGCCAGGAGTGACACAATTTGTCGATGGAACTGGCCCGGTATTTGCCGGCAATATGTTCCCTTTCTTATTTATTACTATTGCCTGTGGTGCTGTTTCCGGATTCCATGCCCTTGTATCATCCGGTACAACACCTAAAATGATCGAGACTGAATCACATGCACAGCCAATCGGTTACGGAGCGATGCTGACTGAATCATTTGTCGCTGTCATGGCAATGATTGCAGCTTCTGTCCTGACACCAGGAATTTACTTTGCCATCAACAGCCCTCCTGCAGTGATTGGTACAGATGTAGTCCAGGCTGCACAAACTGTTTCCAGCTGGGGCTTTACAATAACACCTGATGATATCACAAACATCGCAAATGATGTGGGTGAAGAGAGCGTACTTTCCAGAACGGGCGGAGCGCCTACTCTTGCAATCGGAATGGCTGTAATCTTCTCAAAGGTTATTGGCGGTAAAGCCTTGATGGCTTTCTGGTACCATTTCGCGATTCTTTTTGAAGCATTATTCATTTTGACGACGATTGATGCAGGAACACGGGTTGGCCGGTTTATGATCCAGGACATCATCGGCACTGCCTATAAACCATTCGCCAGGACAGATGCTTTAATTCCAAATATAATTGCTACCACCCTTTGTGTGTTGGGATGGGGTTATTTCTTATACCAGGGAGTCATCGATCCTCTGGGCGGCATCAATACCCTCTGGCCGCTGTTTGGAATCGCCAACCAGATGCTCGCAGCAATAGCCCTGTTACTCGGGACAACTGTTCTTTACAAGATGGGCAAAAAAGCATATGTGTGGGTTACACTTCTTCCAACTACCTGGATCTTGATTGTGACAATGACAGCCGGCTGGCAGAAGCTGTTCCATGAAAATCCGAAAATTGGATTCATTGCACACTCTAAAGTGTTTAAAGAGGCACTGGATAACGGGAAAGTTCTGGCACCTGCAACCTCCACTGGCCAAATGAAACAAGTATTGCTCAATGATTATATAGATGCTGGTTTAACAGCATTTTTCATGCTTGTCGTCATCACCGTATTAATTTCCGCAATCCGGATTTGGGTGAAGGTTTTGACAAACCAGAAATATGACCTCCACGAGGAGCCGTATATCCCTCGGAATGAAGGAGACTTGAAGCATTATGCTTAA
- a CDS encoding M14 family zinc carboxypeptidase → MKHKKIISGIVAASLLASSPWTPALAESLKWNYVNTYEEQDGSLFNSENYDFMKFSEIGGKLSEIAKQSNRVKVEVKGQSSTGQPLYVVTIASPDSQGKFGKIQALRKQMFKNPDKAQDWIANNPDFKVPVMINGSIHGTEFVGSDAVMQLIERFALSNDDTTKEILENNILIFNVVQNPDGRIDATRFNGEGIDLNRDFITQSQPETQETVALIKEWNPMVFLDTHGYVKNYAPNKQGLIEPCTVPHNPNYEYDLYQKWAMDQARAMEAEIMSDKQSFTGSLYQSMEGTYIPQRDDAEGWDDYPPIFTPMYAMYHGAYGHTLEAPTNDLDGVRWMYDAIMGALKNATDNKQEMITDQIEMFKRGINFDHPFHEEGFFPTAYVLPVDPEDPTVTQKAVNHLQKNDIEVVQASKAFTADGKSYPKGTYLVKMDQSKAGLANTMLWDGEDITEDVDAMYDISAWSLPELWGFEAIAVQSDFDVTATKVNQVQNQGTIGGKGPFLIPNSSVNAVQLVNTLLQQGVNVKRDQEGNFYTEAAANTISAAVKQSGLKIESAKVPADAIEVVNMKVAILKDGGMNKAQSHSGTKLALKRLGFNVTEVTPAEVAVKGLSSFDVFVYSGTEGLIAKTQSRAGNKEFGFQNPEQFDSFKANVEEFLNNGGKYIAVGAGASNAAKTLGLTDNTVVVGDYNSNGIAKVDYTGEGAAAGYSEDDLGFVYRPVWYESTAGDEVSATFDNNSDFFVAGHWKNNTDAQGKAVIVKEQDKDVTLIGLEAGFRDHTDYLFRLLSNSIFEK, encoded by the coding sequence ATGAAGCATAAAAAAATAATTTCTGGTATAGTCGCTGCAAGTTTGCTAGCCTCATCTCCCTGGACGCCGGCGCTTGCTGAGTCTTTAAAATGGAATTATGTGAATACATACGAAGAACAGGATGGAAGTCTTTTCAATAGTGAAAACTATGATTTTATGAAGTTCTCAGAAATTGGAGGAAAGCTTTCTGAAATAGCAAAACAATCAAACAGGGTCAAGGTTGAAGTGAAAGGCCAGTCATCAACAGGACAACCTCTCTATGTCGTGACAATCGCTTCCCCGGATTCCCAGGGCAAGTTCGGTAAAATCCAGGCCTTAAGAAAGCAGATGTTCAAGAATCCTGACAAGGCACAGGACTGGATTGCAAACAATCCAGACTTCAAGGTCCCTGTCATGATCAATGGATCGATTCATGGAACTGAGTTCGTCGGCAGTGATGCTGTCATGCAGCTGATTGAGCGATTTGCACTTAGTAATGACGACACCACGAAAGAAATTCTCGAGAATAATATTTTGATTTTCAATGTCGTCCAGAATCCTGATGGCCGCATTGATGCTACCCGTTTCAATGGAGAAGGAATCGATTTGAACCGTGACTTCATTACTCAGTCACAGCCGGAAACCCAGGAAACCGTTGCACTCATTAAGGAGTGGAATCCGATGGTCTTCCTTGATACACATGGCTATGTAAAAAATTATGCTCCTAACAAGCAGGGCCTTATCGAGCCATGTACTGTTCCGCATAATCCTAACTATGAATACGACCTTTATCAAAAGTGGGCAATGGATCAGGCTAGAGCAATGGAAGCAGAAATTATGTCTGACAAGCAAAGCTTCACAGGCAGCCTGTACCAATCGATGGAAGGAACCTACATTCCTCAGCGTGACGACGCGGAAGGCTGGGATGATTATCCGCCAATCTTTACGCCAATGTATGCAATGTACCACGGTGCATATGGCCATACACTTGAAGCGCCTACGAATGACCTTGACGGCGTTCGCTGGATGTATGATGCCATCATGGGTGCACTGAAAAATGCAACTGATAACAAGCAGGAAATGATCACGGATCAAATTGAGATGTTCAAACGAGGCATCAATTTTGACCACCCCTTCCATGAAGAAGGCTTCTTCCCGACTGCCTATGTTTTGCCTGTTGATCCAGAAGATCCAACGGTAACACAAAAGGCGGTTAACCATCTGCAGAAAAACGATATTGAAGTGGTCCAGGCCTCGAAAGCTTTCACGGCAGACGGAAAGTCTTACCCTAAAGGCACATACCTCGTTAAAATGGACCAGTCAAAAGCCGGCCTTGCTAATACAATGCTGTGGGATGGCGAGGACATCACGGAAGATGTTGATGCGATGTATGATATTTCAGCATGGAGCCTGCCGGAACTTTGGGGCTTCGAGGCAATCGCTGTCCAAAGTGATTTCGATGTAACAGCGACTAAAGTGAACCAGGTGCAGAACCAGGGCACTATCGGCGGCAAAGGGCCATTCCTGATTCCAAACAGCTCAGTGAATGCTGTTCAGCTGGTAAATACTCTGCTACAGCAAGGAGTCAACGTTAAGCGTGACCAGGAAGGCAATTTTTACACAGAAGCGGCCGCGAACACAATTTCAGCAGCCGTTAAACAGTCAGGACTGAAAATTGAATCAGCTAAGGTACCAGCTGATGCGATTGAAGTTGTAAACATGAAGGTTGCCATTTTGAAGGATGGCGGCATGAATAAAGCACAATCACACTCGGGTACAAAACTGGCACTTAAACGCCTGGGCTTCAACGTCACTGAAGTAACTCCAGCAGAGGTTGCAGTGAAAGGTCTTTCTAGCTTTGACGTATTTGTTTACAGCGGAACAGAAGGTTTAATTGCCAAAACTCAGTCACGCGCTGGCAATAAAGAGTTCGGGTTCCAGAATCCTGAGCAGTTCGACAGCTTCAAAGCTAATGTAGAAGAATTTTTAAATAATGGCGGAAAATATATCGCAGTCGGTGCTGGTGCATCCAATGCTGCGAAGACATTAGGTCTCACTGATAACACAGTGGTTGTCGGCGACTACAACAGCAACGGCATCGCTAAGGTTGATTACACAGGAGAAGGTGCAGCTGCCGGCTACAGCGAAGACGATTTAGGCTTTGTTTACCGCCCTGTCTGGTATGAAAGTACAGCTGGCGATGAGGTTTCTGCAACATTTGACAACAACTCAGACTTCTTTGTTGCCGGACACTGGAAAAACAATACAGATGCACAGGGGAAGGCAGTCATTGTGAAAGAACAGGATAAGGACGTTACGCTTATTGGTCTCGAAGCAGGATTCCGCGACCATACTGACTATCTCTTCCGATTACTTTCCAACAGCATTTTTGAAAAATAA
- a CDS encoding M14 family metallopeptidase yields the protein MDIYVRRGDSFWYFSNLFNIPLQLIIDSNPELDPDALAVGRTVKIPGFAAVDYRIRAGDTLWQIARSRNIQVDALLLANRNINPNGLYIGQMIKVPLRVTWRIVQGKKNYDFESLMSDLRRLENVYPFIRVPSIGNSVLGKRIPEALLGKGSKRVHYNGSFHANEWITTPVIMTFLNDYLLALTNQSPIRGMSMQNLYAQTTLSIVPMVNPDGVDLVLNGPPEEKPWNDRVVELNKGSLDFSGWKANIRGVDLNDQFPAKWELEKERNPSQPGPRDYVGEKPLSEPEAIAMAELTRRRDFARVLAFHTQGEVIYWGFENLEPPESETLVNEFARVSGYQPVKTIESYAGYKDWFIQDWRRPGFTVELGFGINPLPLSQFDEIYEKALGIFLAGLYM from the coding sequence ATGGATATATACGTGAGAAGAGGAGATTCGTTTTGGTATTTCAGCAACCTTTTCAACATCCCGCTCCAGTTAATCATAGATTCTAATCCTGAATTGGATCCGGACGCACTTGCTGTAGGGCGTACTGTTAAGATTCCCGGTTTCGCCGCTGTGGATTATAGGATCCGGGCAGGCGATACACTCTGGCAGATTGCCCGCAGCAGAAATATCCAGGTGGATGCACTGCTGCTGGCCAATCGCAATATCAATCCGAATGGATTGTATATCGGCCAGATGATCAAAGTGCCATTAAGGGTGACCTGGCGGATTGTCCAGGGCAAAAAAAATTACGATTTTGAGTCACTGATGAGCGATTTGAGACGATTGGAAAATGTATATCCGTTTATAAGAGTGCCGTCAATCGGCAACTCAGTATTAGGGAAAAGGATACCGGAAGCTTTACTTGGGAAAGGCAGCAAACGGGTTCACTACAATGGTTCCTTCCATGCGAATGAATGGATCACCACACCGGTCATCATGACATTCCTGAATGACTACTTACTGGCGCTGACGAACCAGTCCCCGATACGCGGAATGTCAATGCAGAACCTTTACGCCCAAACGACCTTATCGATTGTCCCAATGGTCAATCCTGATGGTGTCGACCTAGTTCTTAATGGTCCTCCTGAGGAGAAGCCATGGAATGATAGAGTAGTAGAATTAAATAAAGGGAGCCTTGATTTCTCGGGGTGGAAAGCGAACATAAGAGGGGTGGACTTGAATGATCAGTTCCCAGCAAAATGGGAACTTGAAAAAGAAAGGAATCCGAGTCAGCCAGGCCCAAGGGATTATGTCGGTGAAAAGCCATTGTCTGAGCCTGAAGCGATTGCTATGGCAGAATTGACAAGAAGACGTGATTTTGCCAGGGTCCTGGCCTTCCACACCCAGGGCGAGGTCATCTACTGGGGCTTTGAGAATCTCGAGCCGCCAGAATCAGAGACACTGGTCAACGAATTCGCAAGGGTAAGCGGCTATCAGCCGGTAAAAACAATCGAAAGCTATGCCGGATACAAAGACTGGTTCATCCAGGACTGGCGCCGGCCGGGATTCACGGTCGAGCTCGGATTCGGAATCAACCCGCTACCGCTGTCCCAGTTTGATGAGATCTATGAGAAAGCTCTCGGGATTTTCCTGGCTGGACTATACATGTGA
- a CDS encoding basic amino acid ABC transporter substrate-binding protein: MKKRYFAMVMLAMLTLVVSACGTSKTSETEETNGTVKKELRVVTDAAYAPFEYMEGDKIVGFDVDFLKAAAKEAGYELKFDHVGWDPIFVEIGSNRADLAVSSISINDERKQTYDFSLPYFLSTNKILVREDSDIKDADDLKGKVVAVQNGTTGQEAMDKLLGKNNKDIKKFDNNNLAIMEMLSGGADAVVADNGVVEVYAKNNPDEKLKVIEDIGSFEAEYYGILFPKGTELKADFDKAIKKIVENGTYEKIYQEWFGQKPNIEMLKAEQDKASK; the protein is encoded by the coding sequence ATGAAAAAAAGATACTTTGCCATGGTCATGCTGGCAATGTTAACGCTTGTTGTGTCAGCATGCGGCACAAGCAAAACAAGCGAAACGGAGGAAACGAACGGAACTGTGAAAAAGGAGCTCAGAGTGGTAACGGATGCAGCTTATGCGCCATTCGAATATATGGAAGGCGATAAGATTGTCGGATTTGATGTGGATTTCCTGAAGGCGGCTGCAAAAGAAGCTGGTTATGAGCTGAAGTTCGATCATGTTGGCTGGGATCCGATTTTCGTTGAGATTGGCAGCAACCGTGCTGATCTGGCAGTATCCTCAATTTCAATCAATGACGAGCGCAAGCAGACATACGACTTTTCATTGCCGTATTTCCTTTCCACTAATAAAATCCTTGTCCGAGAAGACAGCGACATCAAAGATGCCGATGACCTTAAAGGCAAAGTAGTGGCAGTCCAGAACGGCACAACCGGGCAGGAAGCAATGGATAAACTGCTTGGCAAAAACAATAAAGATATCAAGAAATTTGATAACAACAACCTGGCCATCATGGAAATGCTTTCCGGCGGCGCCGATGCCGTAGTGGCGGATAATGGAGTGGTTGAAGTCTACGCGAAGAACAATCCGGATGAAAAACTCAAGGTCATCGAAGACATCGGCAGCTTCGAAGCAGAATATTACGGTATCCTTTTTCCGAAAGGGACCGAGCTGAAAGCGGACTTTGACAAAGCCATCAAGAAAATCGTCGAGAATGGCACCTATGAAAAAATCTATCAGGAATGGTTCGGCCAAAAACCGAACATCGAAATGCTGAAGGCTGAACAGGATAAAGCATCAAAGTAA
- a CDS encoding VOC family protein — MTFKFKAIDHVQLAAPSGTEEQARKFFGEILGFEEIEKPDELKKRGGAWFQFGSCQIHVGIEKDFVPAKKAHPAFEVENIEALKEHLSAAGVKYLKDDKLPGANRIYVNDPFGNRIELLEWH; from the coding sequence ATGACTTTTAAATTTAAAGCAATCGACCATGTTCAGCTAGCAGCTCCGAGTGGTACTGAAGAGCAGGCAAGGAAGTTTTTTGGTGAGATATTAGGTTTTGAGGAAATCGAAAAGCCTGATGAACTAAAAAAACGCGGCGGTGCCTGGTTTCAATTCGGCTCTTGCCAAATCCATGTCGGGATAGAGAAAGATTTTGTTCCAGCAAAGAAAGCACATCCAGCTTTTGAAGTGGAAAATATTGAAGCACTGAAGGAGCATCTGTCAGCTGCTGGGGTTAAATACCTCAAGGACGACAAGCTGCCTGGAGCAAATAGGATCTATGTGAATGATCCATTTGGAAACAGAATAGAATTGCTTGAGTGGCACTAG
- a CDS encoding amino acid ABC transporter permease, with product MNFRFDIIFEYSPYLLKGTLLTIGLSLAGILIGTILGLFIGLGKMQRRKLLSWPFVWYITFFRGTPLFVQILLIHFGVVPMFLGETNGIAATIIALSLNAAAYIAEIFRAGIQSIDRGQMEAARSLGMTHVQAMRYVILPQAFKRMIPPLGNEFIVLIKESSLAAIVATPEIMYWGRAMAGQYYRVWEPYLTAAVIYLILTLSLSFLLNLLERRLKTE from the coding sequence ATGAATTTTCGTTTTGATATTATTTTCGAATACTCTCCTTATCTGCTAAAAGGGACACTGTTGACCATTGGGCTCTCATTGGCAGGAATTTTAATTGGGACGATTCTCGGGTTGTTCATTGGACTGGGGAAGATGCAGCGCAGGAAACTGCTTTCGTGGCCTTTTGTCTGGTATATCACTTTCTTTCGCGGTACTCCGCTATTTGTACAGATCCTGCTGATACATTTCGGAGTAGTCCCTATGTTTTTAGGGGAAACAAACGGGATTGCCGCGACGATTATCGCCCTTTCGCTGAATGCTGCGGCATATATCGCCGAGATTTTCCGTGCCGGCATCCAATCAATCGACCGCGGACAAATGGAAGCTGCACGCTCGCTTGGTATGACTCACGTACAGGCAATGAGGTATGTCATTCTGCCCCAGGCATTCAAACGGATGATTCCCCCCCTTGGAAATGAATTCATCGTATTGATTAAGGAATCTTCACTGGCGGCAATTGTGGCAACACCTGAAATCATGTATTGGGGAAGAGCGATGGCAGGACAATATTATAGGGTTTGGGAACCGTATCTCACCGCAGCAGTAATTTATCTCATCCTGACACTTTCCCTTAGCTTTTTATTAAATCTCCTTGAAAGAAGGCTGAAAACGGAATGA
- a CDS encoding YbdD/YjiX family protein, producing MLNRFKSMLQYRKQFISLLVGVPSYEKYVDHMALHHPDEPVKSRKEFFCEAQEARYSGKGGKVSRCC from the coding sequence ATGCTTAATAGATTTAAAAGCATGCTGCAATACAGAAAACAATTTATCAGCCTTCTGGTAGGAGTGCCAAGCTACGAAAAATATGTTGACCACATGGCCCTCCATCATCCGGATGAACCTGTGAAATCCAGAAAAGAGTTCTTCTGTGAAGCACAGGAGGCAAGATACAGCGGAAAAGGCGGAAAAGTTTCGCGTTGCTGCTGA
- a CDS encoding amino acid ABC transporter ATP-binding protein encodes MITVTDLEKSFGSHQVLKGINVTVQPQEVVVVIGPSGSGKSTFLRCINLLETITGGQVLIEGADITGKGTNINKVREEVGMVFQHFNLFPHKTVIENIMLAPRKVRGVSEEQARSKGIELLNKVGLGEKADAYPDSLSGGQKQRVAIARALAMEPKIMLFDEPTSALDPEMVGEVLEVIKQLAREGMTMVVVTHEMGFAREVGDRVIFMDGGQIIEENQPMEIFENPQHDRTKAFLSKVL; translated from the coding sequence ATGATTACAGTTACTGATTTGGAAAAATCATTTGGCAGCCACCAGGTGTTGAAAGGGATAAATGTGACGGTCCAGCCTCAGGAGGTAGTTGTAGTCATTGGACCATCTGGTTCGGGAAAATCTACCTTCCTCCGCTGTATTAATTTGCTCGAAACCATCACTGGGGGACAAGTGCTGATTGAAGGGGCCGATATTACAGGCAAGGGAACCAATATCAACAAGGTTCGTGAGGAGGTCGGGATGGTGTTCCAGCATTTTAATCTGTTTCCGCATAAGACGGTAATCGAGAATATCATGCTGGCACCACGCAAGGTGCGTGGAGTTTCAGAAGAGCAAGCACGTTCCAAAGGAATAGAGCTGCTGAATAAAGTGGGACTTGGCGAAAAAGCCGATGCATATCCAGACTCACTATCAGGAGGGCAAAAGCAGCGTGTGGCCATCGCCCGGGCGCTTGCCATGGAACCGAAAATCATGCTCTTCGATGAACCCACCTCAGCTCTCGACCCTGAAATGGTCGGAGAAGTCCTCGAAGTCATTAAGCAGCTGGCAAGGGAAGGAATGACAATGGTTGTCGTGACCCATGAAATGGGGTTCGCAAGGGAAGTCGGTGATAGAGTCATCTTCATGGACGGCGGACAGATCATAGAAGAGAACCAGCCTATGGAAATCTTCGAAAACCCTCAGCATGACCGGACGAAGGCATTTCTGAGCAAGGTCTTGTAA
- a CDS encoding DUF948 domain-containing protein codes for MIIVYLSLAVIVAALAYLGYVAFKTYKDAKPTIDSLQETATRVQNKTTAVKEETDSLKFKQQKLMTDFEKKKKAVNTVVFSVKQTPVEFKNALVAKPVAELEQKYKARKWNRERRKRNMQPQ; via the coding sequence ATGATCATAGTTTATCTCAGTTTGGCCGTAATTGTGGCTGCCCTGGCGTATCTAGGATATGTTGCTTTTAAAACATATAAAGATGCCAAGCCAACAATTGACAGCCTTCAGGAGACAGCAACCCGCGTTCAAAATAAAACAACTGCAGTGAAAGAAGAAACTGATTCATTAAAGTTTAAACAGCAGAAGCTGATGACTGATTTTGAAAAGAAAAAGAAAGCTGTAAATACTGTTGTCTTTTCGGTAAAACAGACACCGGTTGAATTCAAGAATGCCCTGGTTGCAAAGCCAGTCGCCGAACTTGAACAAAAGTATAAAGCAAGAAAGTGGAACCGTGAACGTCGTAAACGCAACATGCAGCCACAATAA